The nucleotide window CACCAGTCGACACATTTGAATTCTTCACAACAACGGTATAGATCCCAACCGACCGGAATCTGGGGCCGTGGACGGAAAGTCATCTATTTAGGAGGGTTTTTCTCTTTGATCAAGAATTACCGCCTGATCCCTCTTGTATTGCCTGAGTGTTTGACAACGAAAGAGATGTAATGTGCTAGATGTTGATAGACTGTATGAGAGTGTGTAATGTTTTGTatgaaagtggaaggtaaGTACAAAACCTGTCGTCGTCGGGCATCAAAAACATATCCCCCCTTCCCATCGGCAGCCACTCTTGCATTCGCATTGATCCAACGACGATATTGGCAACTCAGAATATGGCTGAGCAGTAGCTGCCGTTGTTATATTTCTCAGAAACTTTATCTTTGCAATCGAGCCATCTCTTGGATCACAAAGCTTTACAAACTGGTGAAGGATTCAGGGGCTTGGTAAACAATCATCACGAGGGTTAGGGTAAATGGCTGTGTGTGATGGCGGAGGCCGGCTAGCGCCGCATATCGGAGGGATCAGCTCGGCAACCCCTCATGCATCTCACCCAAGTCATCGACTTGCACCAAACATTCCACCACTACGTTCATTTCACTCTCAAACACTCTCAATCGAGAGCCTGAACATCAAAGCTGatcagaaaaagaaaacccgCAACCATGGCCCCCGAACAAAAAAGCGACATCTCAATCCGCCACTCCATCCGCTGGATCCCCagctcctctccttcctccagcAGCGACACTTCCCCACCTTCGGAGCCAACCTCAACCATTGTCCTCACCTCTCCCAGCGGCCGCTTCGTCGATCTGCGTATTTTCAAAGAAGATCCTTCCTCGCCCAACCACACCTCCGTTTTCATCAATCTCAACTCCCACACTGGGTCCGAAACCGAAGCCGACGAGGCCAAAACTCTCCCCCTCTCCCGCCTGGACTGGGCCATAGCCGGCACTTCCACGCACACCTCCACCCGCCCTACCATCGGTTATTATGGGCAAAAATTGATTCTGCCTGATGGGCGCACGGTCAATGGGACGACCGCGGATTTGAAGAGCGGGAAGCACCCGTATATGAGGGGAAGATGGACGCATTGGGTTGATTCTAGGGTTTTGCACGCTGAGGAGAAAATCAGTGCTGAGGCGGGGGATAATGGGTCAAGTACCGATGAGGCGGCGGCTGATGAGGGGGATATGTACCGGATTCCTGGCGAGGGTAATGAGAAGCTTGCGTTGGAAAAGGGGAGGATGGTTAACCCCGAGAGTgggcaagaggaggagtatgaGGAGGTTTGGGTACCGGATGAGGAAGGGGTGGCGGAGCCTCCGTATGTGGATTGTGTTGTGTGGGAGTTGGATGATAAGTTGAAGAATAAGAAGGGGAGGGTTGTGAAGGTGGGAAGGTGGGCTCAGGGGATTTCGAGGAGGGGAAATGAGTTGTTGTGTGAGCGGTGGaagtgggtgggtggtgagaATGAACAGAGTGGATGGAGGTTGGAGGCGAGAGTTAAGGGTTATGTGGGTGGCGAGGAGAAACGGAAAGTGGATGAGAAGGATGGGAGTTACCTGGATGAACCCCTGGTGTTTCCGAGGGCGCTCATTGATGATATGATCAGCGTGGGAGAGGCAGGAAATACGAAGGAAGTTGGGGACGCGGTCAAAGAAAGTAACGGTGATGTGTGGACGCTGGTGGAGTGGTGTCCTTGAAAGGCTGATGATCTGTTTATATGTGTGGTATTACCTTGAGGCAGAAAGGGGTATACTATTTGGTGGTATAGGGAATTATTACCATTTTGGGGGTTTCTTCTACGATGGTAATAATGATACTTTGTCTTACAGCTGCCTCCTCTGGACGGCAACCAACCATGAATACCGTACAGAAAATTACGGATTACACCATCTCATGCATCATTGCATCCCTCATCCAATGTCTGGGCTTTATCTTAAGGTATCAACTGCTCAGCATCTTCAAAGCCGAAAAACAATACATCCCCAATGACGCTTATTCTAGGAGGTTTACATCCATGGAGGCAGGAGAGGGGGTTTGATACGCTAGTTACATGCTACCCAATAGATcgcttagtaatatactccttctccaacttccCCTCCTTTCATCTTGACGACTTAATAAGACTTTAACATTCTCAAACTCAAACTCAACCACAGCCATAATTTCAACTCCAATTTCAGCCTTAGACCCACAACACCAACTACTCACCTACCCACCATGGCATCCTCAACCGCCACTACAACCACTGACCCAATCatcaccggcaccggcaacGCCCGTTTCAACGCCGACGCTGCCAACTGGGACtccaacccatccatccaactcGCCACCTCCCTAGCCTTCGAATCCTACCTTTCCCGCTTGCCTTCTCCCTCAGAACTATCATCTTTCAACGTCCTCGAAATCGGCTGCGGCACTGGCTTGCTatctctccttctcgcgcCCCACATCCGCTCCCTCACAGCCGTTGACGCGGCGGAGGGTATGATCGACGTTCTCACTCACAAGTTATCGCCTGGCGGTACCTATGAGCAAGTGAAGAATGTCCGGCCAGTTGCAGCACTGCTCGAGGACCCGGAAGACCCTATCATCAAAATCGATCCCGTTACGGGGGAGGCGTGGGAGGGCAAGTTCGATTTGGTCATATCGCATCTGGTGTTGCACCACGTTGCTGATCTGACGGCGCTGTTCAAAACCATTTATGGTACCCTGAAACCCGGCACTGGTAGGGTGGTGACGACGGACTTTGAGAATTTCGGTCCGGAAGCGAGGAAGTTTCATCCGGAGGCTAAGATGGATGGGGTGGAGAGGCATGGGATTACCAaggaggaaatggaggagATACTGAAGGGGGTGGGGTTTGAGGAGGTTAAAGTTGAGAGGGGGTTTGTACTGCAGAAGAGGGTGGAGAGTGAGCCAGGGAAGGGGGATATGGAGAAGGGACCGGTGATGGAGTTTCCTTTTTTGGTTTgtgaggggaggagggtttgAGTGTGGTTGAATATGTTGGGAAGGCGTTATGGAAAGGGTTCGCTTTTGGGATGATTTGGGACGGGATGCACTTTCTTCACAGTGCTAAGAATCTGAGTGGTTTCTGGGTCGGTGTGGAACTGTCAGCTTGGGATCTTGAAAAAGATGGTAGAGGTTTGTCGGACCTTAGTTCCCGTTTAACTTCGCCAAAGGACGCTTCAAGTCCATCAATATGGTCTTGCTGGGTTCTCGTGGTACTGAAGTTGAGAGTCAGCGTCAACAAAGGGTCATGTTTGATATAATTGGTATGAGAATGAAGGATTACATGAGGAGAAATGTCAACTGGATGGTGTTCAGATGTTGGAATTGTGTCTCAATCGCGGCCACGGCACCCATTACTGCAAGCTTCGATTAGCAGTCCCCTCGGTGGGGAGAGGAAGGTACCAGGTAGGTTAGGTATGTTACCGTCAGGTCGATTATACCACCACCAGTAATGCTTTTTGCTGTATGTGTCAAGCGCATTTCTTGCtttttgatgatgttgtttaATCTTTTCAAGGGTCATGAGAAAGTCGATTTTACTCTGACTGCCTTCCCAGTCCGAGTGCGCCTCTCTGTCGAGTTTCTCGAAGTGGTATTCTATCTCACGAATGTGATTTTCTCTCGCCTGTAACTTTTCTCGTATGTCTTCAATTTCCCTTTCCGCGCTGTGTGTTGTAGACAGGAAGGTAACAACAAGTGTGAGAAGTCCAAGAGCGAATGTCAACAAGCCAACCACATTGCTGATAGTGGATAAAGGACTGTCGCCTTGGTCATCGGACATCTTGTATTTCTGGTGAGGATGGCCTTGCCTGGAGGGTTCGGCAGGTTCAGCGGCGccgaaaaataaaataggtttAGGCCTGATACAAATTCCTGTCATAGGACCGCAAGAGCCGCCAAAGTGCCTCTGCGAGAGATATGAAAGGTGTGCCTAGTATGTCAAAGGCCCTAGTTTACGAATTACGGAATTCTAGACAACGAAGATTATGAGAAACGCCCTTGTAGGCTCATTGCCGTCCAGATTCGGTTGACATATGCATGGACACTCTTCTCGGCCACCCTTAGCTGGAGGCATCCATCGGAGCATTCCAGTTACAATGCCTGGGTGGGGCTGTGTACCTAGTACTACCATTAGCAGTTGCCTTCTTCGCTCACCGGTAGAATGCTGTGTAATGGGAGGTGTCGCAGTCGTCCCCCATCATTATTAAAGCCCTGTACTACTCCAGTCTGAGGGCCTATCTCGCTTTCCCGAGTCGTTCTTTCTGACAAGCAAGCAACTACGGCAATCTTCCCAATGCTTCGCCTCTTCCTTGATACGTTACCATGAATACCAGGCTCAATACTACGCCTTTGAATGATTCAGTTATGATATCGAACATCTGTCTCCACGGTGTGACCATCAACAAGGCTCAGCTATGGGCAGCCCGTGTCTGAGGGGCCCCGACCTATATGGACTCAATCTCCCCAGCGCACCGCCAGCTGAACCATCATCGCTTGGTTACGAATCAACTCCCGTCCTCATGTCCACCACACCTCCTCAAAGCCCATAATGTCTGTCGAAAAGATGATTAAGCTGACTCGAAGTGATGACCAGTCGATTACTGTCACTTTCGGAACCGATACTTTTACAATTGCCTTCTTCGAAGTCCCCAGGGTTAGCGACAATGCAGAACGTCGCTTCCAGCGTGTTCGCGAGCCACGGGCAGACGTTAATGAGACCAAAGAGACGAACACTCCAGGGCCCCACAACTTTCCCTTCACTATATACGGTTCCCCAACAGAAGATGATGccaaagacaagaagaaggagaagcagggAAGCGGAAGCCACTTCCTTGCCATCAAAGGTAAGTTATCCCTCTCAGTTCAACGCTGATAGcactatattaaggaataccTTAATTTACAGATGACAAGGCCTTCGCAATTCGCATAGTTGGAGACTGCAAGGAGTCTGCTTTCAAGGTCAAGGTCAGAGTGGGGGGTGTGAATGTTCTCCAGCACACCACATTTGGGAGGAAGAGTCAAGACTACTTCGTCGTCTCCGAGCAGAAATGGATTTGGGGAAAGCAAGTCGGCAAGGATACTGCACGTCAATTTCGTGTTCTCCGTCGTGGAAGAGAGAGGTATGTCTCATTGCCCGTCACGATCCGGATCGAGTTCCCTTCTGACATGTTGTGACCCTCTGTAGACTGTCTCTCCGGTACCAGCTCCGGAATAACAACATTAAGAAAGAAGTCGAGATTAAAATCACTTCCCGCCGTCTAGCTCTGCCAACCGGCTCAAGCAGTTATTTCCCGCCAGCCTCTACAGGTATGACTTCGGCCGGTCCGGACTTTGGTGGTTTGTGCGCCACGCATATTCCTGTTATCACTAGAGGTATGCTACGTTGTATCATGCTACAGCAAGTTCATCATTCAACACCACCGCCATCTTTATTTGACGCAGATCATTTCAAACACTTATCCTCCGACGATAAGGCGCCAACACCGCAGGTAGCCTTTCAAGAACTTCCTTCCAATAACGCGGGTTTGTCAACCCCCGACAGCCATGGCATAGTACCACCGGGATCACCGCTACTGACAACCTCCCACGAACCGGATTCCGAAGACTTCTTGGTTGACGAGGAGTTTTTCGACACAATGCCCT belongs to Neurospora crassa OR74A linkage group IV, whole genome shotgun sequence and includes:
- a CDS encoding methyltransferase encodes the protein MASSTATTTTDPIITGTGNARFNADAANWDSNPSIQLATSLAFESYLSRLPSPSELSSFNVLEIGCGTGLLSLLLAPHIRSLTAVDAAEGMIDVLTHKLSPGGTYEQVKNVRPVAALLEDPEDPIIKIDPVTGEAWEGKFDLVISHLVLHHVADLTALFKTIYGTLKPGTGRVVTTDFENFGPEARKFHPEAKMDGVERHGITKEEMEEILKGVGFEEVKVERGFVLQKRVESEPGKGDMEKGPVMEFPFLVCEGRRV